The DNA window GCTCCGCCGAGGAGGGCCAGGAGCCGGAACCGGTACAGGCCGACGACGCCGACGATGAGGAGCAGCACGAAGGTGATGATCGTGCTCTCGAAGAAGTACGGACTCGCCTGGGCGAAGATCGTCCCGGCGAACTGGTAGCCGACGAAGGTGACGAACATGACCCCCAGGAAACCGACGACGATGGTTGCGACGGCGGCGGCGGCGGATGCGATGAGTTTGCGGCTCCAGGTGGCAGTCATCCGACAACCGTAGCGGAACGACACAGCGGCGCCGGGCCACGAAGGCCCGACGCCGCTGGGAGATGACCAGGAGCTCGCTCGGATTCCGCCGAGGAGCAGCCGCCGGTCTAGTGGAAGAAGTGACGTTCCCCCGTGAAGTACATGGTCACGCCGGCTGCCTGCGCCGCGGCGATGACCTCCTCGTCACGGACGGAACCGCCCGGCTGCACGACCGCCCGCACACCGGCGTCGAGCAGGACCTGCAGACCGTCGGCGAAGGGGAAGAAGGCGTCCGACGCGGCGACGGAACCCGCTGCGCGGTCACCCGCCCGGCTCACGGCGAGGTGGCAGGAGTCGACGCGGTTGACCTGGCCCATACCCACGCCGACACTCGCGCTGCCCTTGGCGAGCAGGATGCCGTTCGACTTCACCGAACGGCACGCCTTCCAGGCGAAGATGAGGTCGAGCAGGGTGTCGTCGTCCGCCGGTTCACCCGTGACGAGCGTCCAGCCCTTGGCGGTGTCCTGGGGGTCGTCGGCGAAGCGATCGGCGTCCTGGTACAGCAGGCCGCCGGAGATCTGACGGACCTCGTGCGCTTCACGCGTGAACCCGTCGGGCAGCTGCAGCAGACGCAGGTTCTTCTTCGTCTTCAACACCTCGAGCGCGGCGTCCTCGAAACCGGGGGCGACGAGTACCTCGGTGAAGATCTCCTTCACCGTCTCGGCCATGCCGAGCGTGACGACACGGTTGGCGGCGATGACCCCGCCGAACGCCGACACCGGGTCGCACTCGTGTGCGCGACGATGGGCGGACGCGATCGGGTCGGGCGCCTTCGGGTTCGCGAACGCGATCCCGCAGGGGTTGGCGTGCTTGATGATGGCGACGGCCGGGTTGGCGAAGTCGTACGCGGCGCGGACCGCAGCGTCGGCGTCGACGTAGTTGTTGTACGACATCTCCTTGCCGTGCAGCTGCGTGGCCTGGGCGATGCCCGCGCCGCCGGGACGGACGTAGAGGGCCGCGGCCTGGTGCGAGTTCTCGCCGTAGCGCAGCACCGTCTCGCGACGACCGGTGACGGTCAGGGTGCTCGGGAAGGCCTCGCCCTCGGTCGTCCCCGTGCTCGCGAACCAGGCCGAGACCGCTGCGTCGTAGGAGGCAGTGTGCTCGAAGGCCTCAGCGGCGAGGGAGCGTCGCTGCGCCAGCGTCGTCCCGCCGGCTCCGACCGCGTCGACGATCAGTCCGTACCGTTCGGGCGAGACCACGATGGCGACGTTCGCGTGGTTCTTCGCCGACGCGCGCACCATCGCCGGTCCGCCGATGTCGATCTGCTCGACGACGTCGTCGCCGACCGCGCCGCTCGCGACGGTCTCGACGAAGGGGTACAGGTTCACGACGACGAGCTGGAACGCCTCGATGCCGAGTTCCGCCAGCTGGGCCTCGTGGGACTCGAGCCGCAGGTCGGCGAGCAGGCCGGCGTGCACCGAGGGGTGGAGCGTCTTGACGCGGCCGTCGAGCGACTCGGGGAACCCGGTCACGTCCGAGACGTCGGTCACCTCGTGCCCGGCACTCCGGATGGTGGCAGCCGTCGACCCGGTCGAGACGATCTCCACCCCGGCGGCGGCGAGCGCACCCGCGAGCTCGAGCAGACCGGTCTTGTCGCTGACGGAGACGAGCGCACGACGCACGGGGACGACGTCGCGTTCGCGGTAGAGGCTGTGGTCGTGACTGGGACCGCTCATGACTGGGGTGCTCCTTCTGCTGGCGGGCGGGACGCCGTGGAGAGCGCCTCGAGGTCGATGGTTCCGGTGGCGAGGTCGCGGACGGCCTGGACGAGCAGTCGCCGCTCGACGGGCTTGATGCGCTCGTGCAGACGGTGCTCGGTGTCGTCCGGCATGATCGGCACGCGCTCCTGCGAGATGATGGGCCCCGCGTCGACACCGTTGTCGACGACGATGATCGACGCACCCGTCTGCGTGGCGCCGGCGGCGAGCGCGTCGCGGACGCCGTGGGCGCCCGGGAACTCCGGCAGGTACGCGGGGTGGGTGTTGATGATGCGAGGTGAGAGGGCGTCGACGACGACCGGCGGGAGCAGGCGCATGAGCCCGCTGAGCACGAGGACGTCAGGACTCCAGACGCGGATCTGCTCGAGGAGCGCCGCTCCCCACTCCGCTCGGGAGTCGAACGAGGAGTACGGGACGGTGAACGAGGGGATACCGAACTCCTCGGCGTGGGCAAGGCCGTCCGCCTCGCGATCGGCACCGACGGCGACGACCCGGGCGGGGAAGTCCGCGTCGCGTGAAGCTTCGAGGAGGGCGCGGAGATTGGATCCGCCACCGGAGATCAGCACGACGAGTGACAGCACCAGAGCATCCTATCGGTCGCGGGCGTTCCGGACGCTCGGGCGGACCTGCAGCTCCGGGAGGCGGTCCTCCTCGGCCAGATGCGTCGGACCGGCGGCCATGCCGATCACCGCGGCGATCCCGACGGTCAGCGTGGTCCACAGGCCTGTGGCCCACCCGTTCGGACCGACCTCCACGAGGCGGCCCGGGCCGGCGGCGCCCGCCGAGATCGCAGCGAGGACGCCGACGACGACTCCCGCCGTGACGCCGATGCCGAGGCCGACGACGGCCAGTCGTGCGAGGCCGTCCCTCCCGTCGAGGTCGACGAGCAGGCGCCGTCGCAGCACGACCGCCGCGGCGAAGCCGATGACGACCGGGACGACGAGCACCGCGAACCCGAACGGGCTCTCCCCCGTCGGGATGGCGCCGAGCACCGGGACGGCCGGCATGCTGCCCACGAGCGTGCCGATCGGGGACACGGCCGTCCCGCTGCCGATGGCGAACCCGCCGCCGGTGATCCAGCTCATCGCCCAGATGACGAGGTTCGGGAGGTACAACAGCTCGGCGCCGGTCACGATCGCGCCACCCAGGACGCCGTACTGCGCGCTCTCGTGCAGGGAGATGATGGCGCCGTAGCCCGCGGCGATGAGGACGGCCGTCAGGACGGCGGACACCGCGAGCAGCGCGGACGCGGCGAGCGCCCCGCCTCGGAGCGAGGTGACGATCATCGGCCACGCGCCGGCCGGCAGCCGGTCGAGGGTGGCGCGGAGGCCGTCGAGGATCGGGTCGGCCGCATCCTGCTCGCGGAACCGCACCCACAGGGCGGCGACGACGACGCCGAGCGCGAACCGGACGGTCGGGGCGAGTGTGCCCTGGACGATCGACGGCCGGACGGCCGGGTGGAGGGCGGTGAGGGTCACGAGGAACGCCAGGACCGCGAACACGAGCACGGACACGACGACGGCGCCCTGCCACCAGGTGCTGCGGGCGGCGCGCGTCCCCGTGCGCACCCCGAACAGGACCGTGCCGATCGTGAAGGCGAGCGGTGCGAGCGAGACGAGGAAGGGTTCCATCCCGAGCGGTAACCCGAGCTGGGTGACGAGTTCGGTGTCGAGGGTGATGCGCATGCTCGAGCCGTTGCCGAGCGTCCAGATGTCGACCGCCCCGCGCCACAGCGCGGCCGGATCGACCTCGAGCTGGAAGTACAGCGCCCACAGGGCGAGCAGGGGGACGAGTGCGACACCGATGCCGATGGCCACGGCGAGCGTGGCATCGAGGGCGGCGAGGAGGGCGACGGTCAGACGTTTCATGCGCCTCCGACCCTACCCGGCGCGGTGCACCCCGAACGTCAGGCACACGGCGGGTGAGGCCTGGAACGCCGCGACGCGACGCCCGGATCGGGCGCCGCGTCGTGGGTGCTGGTGGTGCGTGCGTCGCTACAGCGAGGCGATGATCTCGCGCATGAGGTCGGCGGTCTCGCTCGGCGTCTTGCCGACCTTGACGCCGGCGGCCTCGAGGGCTTCCTTCTTCGCCTGCGCGGTGCCTGCGGAGCCCGAGACGATGGCGCCGGCGTGGCCCATGGTCTTGCCCTCCGGGGCGGTGAAGCCCGCGACGTAACCGACGACCGGCTTGGTGACGTTCGCCTTGATGAAGTCGGCCGCGCGCTCCTCGGCGTCGCCGCCGATCTCGCCGATCATGACGATCGCCTTGGTCTCGGGGTCGGCCTCGAACGCGGCGAGCGCGTCGATGTGCGTCGTCCCGATGATCGGGTCGCCGCCGATGCCGATCGCGGTCGAGAAGCCGATCTCGCGCAGCTCGTACATCATCTGGTACGTCAGGGTGCCCGACTTCGACACGAGGCCGATGGGTCCCTTGCCCGCGATGTTCGCCGGCGTGATGCCGACGAGCGACTCGCCCGGCGTGATGATGCCGGGGCAGTTCGGGCCGATGATGCGGGTCTTCGAGCCCTTGGACTGGGCGTAGGCCCAGAACTCGGCGGAGTCGCCGACCGGCACGCCCTCGGTGATGATGACGAGCAGCGGGATCTCGGCGTCGATGGCCTCGATGACCGCGTCCTTGGTGAACGCCGGCGGCACGAAGGCGATCGACACGTCCGCGCCGGTCTCGGCGATGGCCTCGGCGACCGTGCCGAACACGGGCAGCTCGACGCCGCCGTCGTGGGTCACGGTGGTGCCGGCCTTGCGGGCGTTGACGCCACCGACGACCTGGGTGCCGGCCTTCAGCATGAGCGCCGTGTGCTTGGTGCCCTCACCGCCAGTGATGCCCTGGACGATGACCTTGGAGTCCTTGTTGAGGAAGATTGACATGCGTGTGCGATCCCTTACTTCGAAGCCAGCTCGGCGGCCTTGTCGGCGCCTTCGTCCATGGTTGCGGCGAGCGTGATGAGCGGGTGGGCGGCTGCGCGGAGGATCTCGCGGCCTTCCTCGACCTTGTTGCCGTCGAGGCGGACCACGAGCGGCTTGGTCGCGGTGTCGCCGAGGATCTCGAGCGCCTTCACGATGCCGTTCGCGACCGCGTCGCACGCGGTGATGCCACCGAACACGTTCACGAACACGCTCCTGACCTGCGCGTCACCGAGGATGACGTCGAGGCCGGCGGCCATGACCTCGGCCGATGCTCCACCGCCGATGTCGAGGAAGTTGGCCGGCTTCACGCCGCCGTGCTGCTCGCCCGCGTAGGCGACGACGTCGAGCGTGGACATGACGAGGCCCGCACCGTTGCCGATGATGCCGACCTCACCGTCGAGCTTGACGTAGTTGAGGTCGTTCTCCTTGGCCTTGAGTTCCAGGGGGTCCTCGGCGGCGGTGTCCTCGAGGGCGGCGTGGTTCGGGTGACGGAACGCGGCGTTCTCGTCGAGCGACACCTTGCCGTCGAGGGCGACGATGCGGCCCTCTTCCGTGAGGACGAGCGGGTTGACCTCGACGAGCGTCGCGTCCTCACCCTTGTAGACGTCGTAGAGCTTCACGAAGACGTCGGAGACCTGGTCGACGAGCTCCTCGGGGAAGTTCGCGGCCTTCGCGATCGCGACCGCCGCAGCCTTGTCGACGCCCGTCAGCGGGTCGACCTCGATGCGCGCGAGCGCCTCGGGCTTCTCGACCGCGAGCTGCTCGATCTCCATGCCACCCTCGACGCTGGTGAGCGACAGGTAGGACCGGTTGGCGCGGTCGAGCAGCACGGAGAAGTAGAACTCCTGCGCGATCCGCGCACCGGCTGCGACCATGACGCGCTTGACGACGTGGCCCTTGATGTCGAGACCGAGGATGGCCTTGGCCGCCTCGTACGCCTCGTCGGGGGTCTTGGCGACCTTGACGCCGCCGGCCTTGCCGCGGCCTCCGACCTTCACCTGAGCCTTGACGACGACGACGCCGCCGAGACGCTCGGCCGCTGCCCGCACCTCGTCCGGGGTGTCGGCGATGATGCCGGCGAGGACCGGAACCTCGTACTGTTCGAACAGGTCTCGTGCCTGATACTCGTAAAGATCCACGTGTCATTCCCATCCGCGCTTCGCGCGTTCTGCTGTGATTGTCGTGGCGATTTTCGGCCGCGCGTTATCTCGGCGGCGAGAGAAAAAGGGCCAGTGACGACTCTACCCCCAGCGCTCGTCCGCAGCCGGACGTTCACCGTGAACGACTAGGGTCGGTTCCATGACCGGGATGGCGGACCTGGCCCGCGAGGGCATCCTCGTCGCCGGTGCGGGCCGCGCCATCCTGTTGCAGATCGCCGATCCGGCGGTCGGCGCCGGGGTGGCGCGTCACAGCGACTTCGACGCGCGTCCCCTCGACCGGCTGCACGCGACACTCACCTTCGTCTACGCGCTCGCGCTCGGGACCCCCGAGGAACAGCGCCTCGTCGCACGTCGCGTGAACCGGGCACATGCGCCGGTCCGGTCGTCGGAGGACGACCCGGCACCCGCCTACTCGGCCTTCGACGCCGACGCACAACTCTGGGTGGCGGCCACGCTGTACGACACCGCGGTCCAGGTGTACGAGCTCGTCTTCGGCCCGCTCGACGACGGATCACGCGAGCGGTTGCACCGTGAGTACGCGATCGTCGGGACGAGCCTGCAGCTCCCCGCCGAGCGGTGGCCGGCCACCCGCGCGGCCTTCGACGAGTACTTCCAGGCACGGCTCGCGGACCTCCACGTGACCCCCGAGGCCCGCGCCGTGTCCGTCCAGCTCTTGACCGCTCGGGCGGCACCTCCCCTGGTGCGCGCACTGCTCCCGCTCGTCCGCCTCGTCACGGCCGGGCTCCTGCCGCCCATGCTCCGAACCGCCTACGGCTTCCGCTGGACCCCGGTCCAGCAGCGCCGGTTCGACCGGAGGTTGCGGGTCGCCAGGCTCGTCTGGCCCCGCTTGCCGAGGTGGGCCAGGGCGGCTCCCTCGACCTGGTACCTCCGGACGATGCGAGCGCGTGAACAGGCCGAGCTGGCCGTCGCCTCCCGCTGACGCAGACTGCTCCACAGGACGCACCCGAACGCGTCGCCTCCACATCCGGCGCCCGGTCGACAACACCGGGTACGGCCGTTTCCCACCATGGGCACATGACAACTCCTGCCCTCCCCCTCCGAACCCGTCTGCCCCGCAGACCCCGCTCCCGATTCCTGCTGGCCGTCCCGATCCTCCTCACGATGCTGCTGACGATCGTGTTCGGCGGCGCGACCGCTGCCTCGGCTCTCGCCGCGACCGGCGCCGCCTACGGCCACCGAGCGGCCTCGGACGGCCGTTGGCTCGGATCCTGGGCGTTCGACGACGGCACGGTCGGGTTCTGCATCAACCTCGACCTCCCGATCCCCCCTGGCCACAGCTACGAATACGTCGACGGGGACTCGCTCGGCTGGTTCACGCCCGAGGACGCCGCTCGCCTCGCCTACCTGTCCCGACACTGGGGAGCGAGCCAGAACGCCGACGAGGCGGCTGCCGGCCAACTCGCCACCTGGATGATCACCGGTATGAACGGCTACACGCCGGCGCAGATCGCCTCTCGGGCCGGCGCGAGCGCCGAGTACGTGCTGGCGCTCGCGCACCGGATGCTGGCCGAGGCGGACGGCCCGGGCGGCGCGAGTCGCGGTGCGAGCGCCGAGCTGTACCTCGACCGAGGCGAGGACGGCTTCGACGTGGTGCGTTCCGAGCTGGCCGTCGATTTCGTCTCGTCCGGGACGACCACCCTGCCGCCGGGGACCCACACCGGGACGATCACGCTCGACGGCGCCACCTTCGAGGACGGCACCTCGGTCAAGACCGTCGGGAACGGTGAAGGCCACCGGATCGTGCCGAGCACCGACTCGGCCGTCGTCTCCTTCTCGGCGACCGTCGGCTACGGCGAACTGCCCTACGGCAACGGCATGACCATCGCCCGCAGCGCCGACCACGTGCAGAGCGTCCTCGTCGCTCGTCCGATCACCGTCACCGCCGAGGCGAGCGCGGACCGCGAGCGGACCACGCCCCTGCCGTTCCAGCCGGTCGTCGTCACGACCACCTCGCACGCCACCGCCGCACCCGGAACCGAGATCGTCGACCACCTGTCGGTCGGGATCGCGACGGACGCAGGGCTCTCCTCGGAGTGGGGCGTCTTCGGTCCGGAGGGTGGGCCCTACGCGCCCATCCCGGTGACCGTCCGGAGCCAGCTGCTCGGGCCGTTCGGCGAGCAGCCGGTCGAAGCACCCGAGGCGCCGCTCGGCGCTCCCCTCGTCTGCGAGGTGGAGACCGTCGTCGACGCGGGCCCCGGCGACTACACCACGCCGTCCTGCATCGTCCCCGAGGACGGCTACTACGTCTGGGTCGAACGGATCGAACCGACCGACACGGCTCCGGAGCAGGGTGGCGCCATGATCCGCCCCTGGCGGTCGGCGTTCGGTGTCGCCGCCGAGACCACGCGGGTCGTCTCACCGCCCGTCTCGGAGATCACCGAGCACCGTCTCGCCGAGACCGGCACCGACCACCGGTCGCTCATCCTCGCCGCGACGGTGGCCACGCTCGCCCTCGGCCTCGGCGGCGCGCTCGTCGCACTCCGGCGCCGTTCGACGCCGGCCCGGACCGCCGGTGACGTCAGCGGACGTCGAGGAGCGGCGCGAGCTGAGCGCGGTCGACGTCCAGCCACGGTGCAGCCGGGTTCACGATGATCCCGGTGATGCCTTCGTCGCTGCGGAGCGCTGCTGCGAGTTCCGCGGCCGTGACGGGGTACGCGTCGTCGCCTCGTCCGAGCGCCGCGATCTCGATCGGCGCGGTGAAGACCTCGAGGAGCCGGCGGTCGCCGAGCCGGGTCTCGGCGATGCCGATCGTCTTGCGGTTGCCGTCCTCGTCGACCTCCGCTCGTCCGGCGACGAAGCCGCCGTGCGCGGCGAGCGCCGCGACCAGTCGCTGGAGGGCGTCGGCGTCGCGAGGCTGGGCGAGTGCCTGCTTCGCCGGGTCGTTGTTGCGGCCGTCCCCGAACAGGCGCACGATGAGCGTCTTCGGGACGACGGCGCTCGCCTTGCCGTCGGCCGGGTTCAGGACGATCCCGGCGTACCCTTCGCCGGACGCCTGACGCAGCGCCCACACCGCGTCCACCGCGACCCCGGTCACGGGCCCGTCTGCCGTCCGCGTCTTCTCGAGCTCACGAGCAGAGGTGAAGGCGAGGAGGTACACGGCGCCCTCGGCGTCGCGGTGGACACCGAGGGGGACACGGCCCGCGGCCTTGTCCTCCTCCGAGACACCGTCGAGGCTCGTGGAGAGCAGCAGCTTGCCCTGGATGCTCTGCCGCAGCACGTGCATCATGGCGCGCTCGTCGCCACCCTCCGCCAAGGCGGTGAGCGCCTGGGCCAGGTCCACGTTCGTGTCCGGTTCGCCGGCGGGAGCCGTCGGAGCGGGGGCCGCGGCCGGAGTGGACGGCACCGACACGGGGGCCTCCGGGGTCCGAGCGGCGGAGTTGACCGTCGTCACCGAGATGGAGACGTGCGGAACAGCTTCCGGGGCCGCGGCTTCGGGAGCCGCCTCGGCCTCAGGAGCCGAGGTCTCGGCTTCCGCAGCTGCGGATCGGGCATCGGACGCGTTGCGCTTGGAGAACAGACCCATGGTGCATCAGCCTAGAGGCTCCATCCCGCCCGGGGAACCCGAACGGGAGGGAGGACGGAGGGCACCGCCGTGCTCACTCCACCTTCTCGATGGGGGCGATCTTGATCAGCAGCTTCTTCGCCCCGGCCGACTCGAACTGTACGTGGGCGATGCGCTTCGCGCCCTCCCCCGTGACCGCGTTCACGCGCCCCACGCCGAAGTCCGCGTGGGAGATCCGGTCGCCGGGGGCGAGTTCGAGGTCGCCGTTGTCGCGGACCTTCGCCGTGATGCGGTTCGCCCAGGCCGTCTCCGGCTTGCTCGACCCGCCGGAGAACCGGGTGTCGCCGGCGGACGCCCCCTCGGGCAGGGACCGGACCGACCAGCGGTCGCTCGACGGGGCGCGGCGCGCATTGAGCGCGCGCGACTGCGTTCCACCGCGGCCGTTGACGTTGCCTGGCGACTGCCGCCACTCGATGAGGTCGGCCGGGATCTCCTGGAGGTAGCGACTGGGCATCGCGACGGCGGTCTCGCCGTATTGGGCCCTGGTCATCGCGAGCGACAGGTAGAGACGCTTCCTGGCGCGGGTGATGCCGACGTAGAACAGACGACGCTCCTCCGCCGGGCCGCCGGGTTCACTCGCCGACATCCGGTGCGGGAGCAGGTCCTCCTCGATGCCGGTCAGGAAGACCGCGTCGTACTCCAACCCCTTCGCCGTGTGGAGCGTCATGAGGGAGACGCTTCCGGTCGCGTCGTCGAGGTCGTCGGCGGCGGCGACGAGCGAGACCTCGGTGAGGAAGTCCACGATGCCGCCGTCCGGGTTGTTCTTCGCGAACTCCTTGGTGACGGCGACGAGCTCGTCGACGTTCTCGGCACGTGCCTCGTCCTGCGGATCGCGGCTGTTGCGCAGGGAGTCGAGGTAGCCGCTCTTCGTCATGAGGAGGGCCAGGACGTCACCGACGGCGGTCGCCGACGCGGTGGGGCGGTCGGCCGCCGCGGCGTCGTCGAGCGCGGCCTGCGCCTCGTCGAGCAGCGCGGACAGCTGCAGGATCGCGCTCGTGACCTTCGGGCCGAGCCCGAGCGCGTCGGCGCGCCGCATCGCCTCGCGGAAGGTGACGCCGTTGTTCTCGGCGAAGCTCGCGAGCGCAGTCTCCGTCGCCGGACCGATGCCGCGCTTCGGGGTGTTGAGGATGCGCCGCAGCGCCATGATGTCGGCGGGGTTCGCGACGGAGACGAGGTACGCCAGTGCGTCCTTGATCTCCGCTCGTTCGTAGAACTTGGTGCCACCCATGATCCGGTAGGGCAGCGCCGCCCGGATGAAGATCTCCTCGAGCGCACGGGTCTGGGCGTTGGTGCGGTAGAAGACCGCGATGTCGCTGTAGGCCGTGCCGCCGTTCCGGAGCCTCTCGATCTCGTCGGCGATGAACTGCGCCTCGTCGTGCCCGGAGTAGCCGGTGAACCCGACGATCTTCTCGCCGTCGCCCACGGCCGTCCACAGCTTCTTGTCCTTGCGGTCGAAGTTGTTGGAGATGACCGCGTTCGCCGCCGAGAGGATGTTCTGGGTGGAGCGGTAGTTCTGCTCGAGGAGGACGACCTTCGCTCCCGGGAAGTCCCGCTCGAACTCGGTGATGTTCCGGATGTCCGCGCCACGGAACGCGTAGATGGACTGGTCCGAGTCGCCGACGACCGTGAGCGAGGCGCCGTCCGCCTGCGCGATGGCCAGGTGGTCCGAGCCGGCGGCGGGTGCACGGGTGAGTTCGCGGATGAGCGAGTACTGGGCGTGGTTCGTGTCCTGGTACTCGTCGACGAGGATGTGCCGGAACCGCTGCTGGTACTGCGCGGCGACGTGCGGGAACGCTCGGAACAGGAAGACGGTCTGGCTGATGAGGTCGTCGAAGTCGAAGGCGTTCGCGTCGGCGAGCGCCCGGGTGTACTTGCGGAAGATCTGCAGGAACACGAGTTCCTGCGGATCGTTCGTGTTGATCGTGCGCGAGTACGACTCGACGTCGGAGAGCTCGTTCTTCAGCTTCGAGATCTTGGCCGAGGTGTTCGACGGTGTGAACCCGTAGGCGTCGGCCTCGAGCTCCTTGATGATGCGCTTCAGCAGAGCGCGCTGGTCGCCGCTGTCGTAGATCGTGAAGTTCTTCGTGAACCCGAAGTGTTCCGCCTCCCGACGGAGGATGCGGACGCAGGCGGAGTGGAAGGTCGAGATCCACATCCCCTGGGCGGCCTGGCCGACGAGCGCCTCGACGCGCTCACGCATCTCGGCTGCGGCCTTGTTCGTGAAGGTGATGGCGAGGATCTGGCTGGGCCAGGCCTCGCGCTGCTCCAGCAGCAGGGCGATCCGTCGCGTGAGCACGCTCGTCTTGCCAGAGCCGGCGCCCGCGACGATGAGCAGCGCCTGCCCCCGGTACTCGACGGCGATCCGCTGCTGCGGATTGAGTCCGTCGAGGAGACGACTCCCGGCGGCATGCTCGTCTGAGGGCGTCCCGGGGATGGACGCTGTGGGCCAGTCGACGATCACCGGTTGGACGGCGTCGGCGTTCGAAGAAGGAGTGCTCGCCATATCGCCTGCAAGTCTAGGCGCTGCCTCCGACATCGGCCCGCCCCGGACGCCGGGGCGTCAGTGCTCCCGCCGAGCAGGGAGGGCCGAGCGGGCGGCCGCACCGAGGTCGGCGTGGTCGACGAAGACCCCGTCGACGCCCGTCGAGAGCACCAGGGCGAACTCCGCCCGCCAGTCGCCGAAGGCGGCCGGGTCCTCCCCCGAGCGGAACGGCGGCGCGAGGAAGCGGTTCTCCGGTCGGAGCGTCCAGGTGTAGACCCGGAGGCCGGCCGCGTGTGCGCGCTGCACGAGATCGGTCGGGCAGGGGCCGCCGGCCGCGTCCAGATCGATCAGCAGTGCCTTGTCGACGCTGATGGCGTCGACCTCGCCCGCGAGCGTCGCGAGCCCGGCGTCGGTCATGGCGTCGGCGTACGTGGGAGCGGCCTCCCCCAGTCGCGCCACCAGATCGCTCGGCCTGCCGGACCGTTCGAGGAGGTAGACGAACTCCGCTCGCACGTCACGCCGCTGCACGGCCGTGAGCACGGACTGCTCGAACGATTCGACGATGAGCGGTTCGGCGGCGGCGTCCGCGCCGAAGCCGGTCATGGCGAGGGCGTCGGCGAGCAACCGGTCGAGTGGCAGCCCGACGGACGCGAAATGGGTCGCGTGCTTCACCTCAGCAACGATCCCGAGCGGGCGCCCGTGCTCTCGGGCGGCGTCGCGGACGATGGCGACGAGATCGGTGAACCGGAGGATGGGCGACGTCCCGTCGTGGTCGGCACTGCCAGGACGCAGCGCGGGGATGCGCTCCCGGGCGGTCAGCGTCGACAGTTCGGCCCAGGTGAAGTCCTCCGTGAACCACCCGGTCAGCTGATCGCCGTCGATGGTCTTCGTGGTCCGCCGATCGGCGAAGTCCGGCCTCGAAGCGACGTCCGTCGTCCCCGAGATCTCGTTCTCGTGGCGCACCACGAGCACGCCGTCCTTCGACGCGACGAGGTCGGGTTCGACGGCGTCGGCGCCCAGGGCGAAGGCGAGTCGGTAGGACGCCTCGGTGTGCTCCGGGCGATACCCCGGCGCTCCACGGTGTCCGATCACGAGCGGGCTGGGCAAGGAGTCGATGCGCACGCGATCAGCCTAGGGCGAGGATCAGGCGGCCTGGCCGGGTGCCGGCTGTCAGCTGGCGGCGAACATCCGTCGGCGTCCAGACCTTTCCAGGCCCGATCCGGCTGTTTCAAAGGGAACTCGGATACTCTGGGTGCCAGCAGCGCCGCTTGGCGCGACACAGCCTCCACGACTGAGAGTAGGAATCAGCCATGGCCCTCGACAATCCCGCGTTCTCGAAGAACCCGGCATTCGCGAAGCAGGGAGGCGGGACGCTGCAGGCAGCTCAAGCAGCGAACCCCTCGCTGACCGCCGAACAGCTCCAGAAGATGTACGAACAGCCCACCGCACCGGCGGGCGTCGGCACCGCCGACCGCATGACGATCGAGAACACGCTCGTCAAGACCCTCGGCTCGTTCGCCGTCCTCGTCGTGTTCGCCGTCATCTCCTGGATGTGGACGACCTCGCTCCTTCAGGCAGGCAGCGGCTACGCCCTCCCCATGATCATCGGCATGATCGGCGGCCTCGGCCTCGGTCTCGTCAACTCCTTCAAGAAGGAGCCGGTCCCCGCGCTCATCCTCGGGTACGCGGTCTTCCAGGGACTCTTCGTCGGTGGCA is part of the Plantibacter sp. Leaf314 genome and encodes:
- a CDS encoding oxygenase MpaB family protein, whose translation is MTGMADLAREGILVAGAGRAILLQIADPAVGAGVARHSDFDARPLDRLHATLTFVYALALGTPEEQRLVARRVNRAHAPVRSSEDDPAPAYSAFDADAQLWVAATLYDTAVQVYELVFGPLDDGSRERLHREYAIVGTSLQLPAERWPATRAAFDEYFQARLADLHVTPEARAVSVQLLTARAAPPLVRALLPLVRLVTAGLLPPMLRTAYGFRWTPVQQRRFDRRLRVARLVWPRLPRWARAAPSTWYLRTMRAREQAELAVASR
- a CDS encoding SseB family protein; the encoded protein is MGLFSKRNASDARSAAAEAETSAPEAEAAPEAAAPEAVPHVSISVTTVNSAARTPEAPVSVPSTPAAAPAPTAPAGEPDTNVDLAQALTALAEGGDERAMMHVLRQSIQGKLLLSTSLDGVSEEDKAAGRVPLGVHRDAEGAVYLLAFTSARELEKTRTADGPVTGVAVDAVWALRQASGEGYAGIVLNPADGKASAVVPKTLIVRLFGDGRNNDPAKQALAQPRDADALQRLVAALAAHGGFVAGRAEVDEDGNRKTIGIAETRLGDRRLLEVFTAPIEIAALGRGDDAYPVTAAELAAALRSDEGITGIIVNPAAPWLDVDRAQLAPLLDVR
- a CDS encoding ATP-dependent helicase, producing the protein MASTPSSNADAVQPVIVDWPTASIPGTPSDEHAAGSRLLDGLNPQQRIAVEYRGQALLIVAGAGSGKTSVLTRRIALLLEQREAWPSQILAITFTNKAAAEMRERVEALVGQAAQGMWISTFHSACVRILRREAEHFGFTKNFTIYDSGDQRALLKRIIKELEADAYGFTPSNTSAKISKLKNELSDVESYSRTINTNDPQELVFLQIFRKYTRALADANAFDFDDLISQTVFLFRAFPHVAAQYQQRFRHILVDEYQDTNHAQYSLIRELTRAPAAGSDHLAIAQADGASLTVVGDSDQSIYAFRGADIRNITEFERDFPGAKVVLLEQNYRSTQNILSAANAVISNNFDRKDKKLWTAVGDGEKIVGFTGYSGHDEAQFIADEIERLRNGGTAYSDIAVFYRTNAQTRALEEIFIRAALPYRIMGGTKFYERAEIKDALAYLVSVANPADIMALRRILNTPKRGIGPATETALASFAENNGVTFREAMRRADALGLGPKVTSAILQLSALLDEAQAALDDAAAADRPTASATAVGDVLALLMTKSGYLDSLRNSRDPQDEARAENVDELVAVTKEFAKNNPDGGIVDFLTEVSLVAAADDLDDATGSVSLMTLHTAKGLEYDAVFLTGIEEDLLPHRMSASEPGGPAEERRLFYVGITRARKRLYLSLAMTRAQYGETAVAMPSRYLQEIPADLIEWRQSPGNVNGRGGTQSRALNARRAPSSDRWSVRSLPEGASAGDTRFSGGSSKPETAWANRITAKVRDNGDLELAPGDRISHADFGVGRVNAVTGEGAKRIAHVQFESAGAKKLLIKIAPIEKVE
- a CDS encoding glycerophosphodiester phosphodiesterase family protein; the protein is MDSLPSPLVIGHRGAPGYRPEHTEASYRLAFALGADAVEPDLVASKDGVLVVRHENEISGTTDVASRPDFADRRTTKTIDGDQLTGWFTEDFTWAELSTLTARERIPALRPGSADHDGTSPILRFTDLVAIVRDAAREHGRPLGIVAEVKHATHFASVGLPLDRLLADALAMTGFGADAAAEPLIVESFEQSVLTAVQRRDVRAEFVYLLERSGRPSDLVARLGEAAPTYADAMTDAGLATLAGEVDAISVDKALLIDLDAAGGPCPTDLVQRAHAAGLRVYTWTLRPENRFLAPPFRSGEDPAAFGDWRAEFALVLSTGVDGVFVDHADLGAAARSALPARREH